The bacterium nucleotide sequence ATAGGAAATTGCATATACTCCTATCTCCTCGTGTAGCGGCTGCATGTTGCGGTCTATATATGAGGAATAAATATGCATCCGTTTTTTGTACAGCGGGGAGGAATTTGTAAGTTTTGAATCAGGTTTTTTTGCTGGTTCGCTTATGAAGAAACCACGTTCTCAGGCCGAAAGGTTTCAGGGCGAAGGTCTTCCCACAGTACTGAATGCAAAAGTCGCTGCAGCAAGGCGTAGCGTGATTGCTTTTCATTTAAAAGACGGATGTTTATCCGTCTTTTTTTTTACATTTTTTTTATGGAGGGCAGTATGCCGACCATCAACCAGTTAGTGAACAAAGGACGCAAGGTGATCAAGAGAAAAACCAATTCACCGGCGCTGAAACGCTGTCCGCAACGTCGTGGTGTTTGCGTGCGTGTGTACACTGTGACACCTAAAAAACCAAACTCAGCGTTACGTAAAGTGGCCAGGGTTCGTTTGACTCACGGTATGGAAGTTACCTGTTATATTCCGGGTGAAGGCCATAACCTGCAGGAGCATTCGATCGTATTGGTCCGGGGCGGCCGTATTAAGGATCTTCCCGGCGTGCGCTATCATATTGTACGGGGGACACTGGATACAGCCGGTGCAGCCAATCGTAAACAAGGACGTTCCAAATACGGATTGAAACGTCCCAAAAAAGCCAGTTAATCCGTAAGGAGGATTCGGATTTATGCCTAGAAGAAAAGAAGTCGCCAAACGTGAACTGGAAAATGATCACCGCTATAACAGCCCGGTGGTGACCAAATTTATCAATAATATTATGAAGGGCGGCAAGAAGAGTACTGCTGAGAGAATTTTTTATGGTGCACTGACGATTATGAAAGAAAAAAACGGTGACCCAACCCTCAATACATTTAAACAGGCACTGGAAAATGTCAAACCCCAATTGGAAGTGAAATCACGCCGCGTAGGTGGTGCGAATTATCAGGTTCCGATTGAAGTGCGCACGGAGCGGCAGCTATCGCTGGCGATTCGCTGGCTCAAAGATGCTGCCACAGCACGTAAAGGTAAAAGTATGAAAGAGCGTTTGGCAGCGGAATTTTTGGAAGCATCGGCAAATCAGGGCGCTGCGGTGAAGAAAAAAGAAGATACCCATAGAATGGCTGAGGCCAACAAAGCCTTTGCTCATTACCGGTGGTAATAGGTAAGGGCCGGGCTCGGAACTAAGGTTTTAGGAGATTATTACGTTGGTAAAGTCATTAGATTTAGCCAAGATCCGCAATATTGGGATCATGGCACATATAGATGCTGGGAAAACCACCATCACGGAGCGTGTGCTTTATTACACCGGCCGGTCGCATAAGATCGGTGAGGTTCATGAAGGGACCGCGACGATGGATTGGATGGTACAGGAGCAGGAAAGAGGGATTACCATTACCTCTGCTGCAACCACTTGTTCCTGGGATCATCATACCATTAATATCATTGACACACCTGGTCACGTTGATTTTACGGTTGAGGTTGAGCGGTCATTGCGGGTATTGGATGGCGCGGTGGCGGTTTTTGATGGTGTGAGTGGTGTCCAACCGCAGTCTGAAACAGTCTGGCGCCAGGCAGATAAGTATAATGTCCCGCGGATAGCGTTTATCAATAAGATGGACCGCGTGGGTGCTGATTTTATGGCATCGGTACGCAGTATTCGCGAGCGCCTGGGTGCCCGGGCGGTTCCGATTCAGGTACCGGTTGGCGCAGAAGCTGATTTTCGGGGAATTGTCGATTTAGTGGAAATGAAGCAGATCGTATGGACCGGCGAAGAACTGGGTGCCAAATTTGAGGAAATTGAGATTGATGAGACACTTTTTTTTATTGCCCGGAAAAAACAAGAAAAATTGATTGAGGCACTGGCTGATTTTGATGATGTGTTGATGGAGAAATTTCTCAATGCAGAAGAGATTCACCCGGTAGAGATTAAAATCGCATTGCGCAAGGCGGTTCTCACCGGGCAATTAACCCCGGTGCTTTGCGGCACTGCATTTAAAAATAAAGGTGTTCAGCCTATGTTGGATGCAATTATTGATTATTTACCTTCGCCGCTGGATGTTCCGGCAATCGATGGGTTTACGCCGGGAACGGATAATAAGGAAGAACGGCTCGCGCAGGTAGATGCGCCGTTTTCGGCATTGGCATTTAAGGTGATGACTGATCCGTATGTTGGGAAATTAACTTATTTCAGAATTTATTCCGGCAAGGCGACTGCGGGTTCGTATATTGAGAATTCCACACGCGGCAAGCGGGAACGGCTTGGTCGTATTTTGCGCATGCATGCCAATAAACGTGAGGAAGTGGCGGAAGTTTCTGCCGGTGATATTGTTGCGGCGGTTGGATTGAA carries:
- the fusA gene encoding elongation factor G — encoded protein: MVKSLDLAKIRNIGIMAHIDAGKTTITERVLYYTGRSHKIGEVHEGTATMDWMVQEQERGITITSAATTCSWDHHTINIIDTPGHVDFTVEVERSLRVLDGAVAVFDGVSGVQPQSETVWRQADKYNVPRIAFINKMDRVGADFMASVRSIRERLGARAVPIQVPVGAEADFRGIVDLVEMKQIVWTGEELGAKFEEIEIDETLFFIARKKQEKLIEALADFDDVLMEKFLNAEEIHPVEIKIALRKAVLTGQLTPVLCGTAFKNKGVQPMLDAIIDYLPSPLDVPAIDGFTPGTDNKEERLAQVDAPFSALAFKVMTDPYVGKLTYFRIYSGKATAGSYIENSTRGKRERLGRILRMHANKREEVAEVSAGDIVAAVGLKYTTTGDTLADEDHPIVLESMTFPEPVISVAIEPKTKVDQDKLGSALQKLSEEDPTFKIRSDEETGQTLIWGMGELHLEIIVDRLLREFKVEAAVGKPQVAYRETIKKTVEQETKFARQSGGRGQFAHIYIRLEPQETGKGFEFKDSIKGGSVPKEYIPAVGHGIRDASQSGVLAGYPVVDFKVTLYDGSYHEVDSSEMAFKIAGSMAFKEACKKATPVLLEPIFSIEAVTPEDYMGDVLGNLNSRRGRIEGMEKKTNTQVIHGHVPLSEMFGYATDLRSMTQGRATFTMQFSHYAEVPKSIAEAVVTKVRG
- the rpsG gene encoding 30S ribosomal protein S7 yields the protein MPRRKEVAKRELENDHRYNSPVVTKFINNIMKGGKKSTAERIFYGALTIMKEKNGDPTLNTFKQALENVKPQLEVKSRRVGGANYQVPIEVRTERQLSLAIRWLKDAATARKGKSMKERLAAEFLEASANQGAAVKKKEDTHRMAEANKAFAHYRW
- the rpsL gene encoding 30S ribosomal protein S12: MPTINQLVNKGRKVIKRKTNSPALKRCPQRRGVCVRVYTVTPKKPNSALRKVARVRLTHGMEVTCYIPGEGHNLQEHSIVLVRGGRIKDLPGVRYHIVRGTLDTAGAANRKQGRSKYGLKRPKKAS